The Desulfobacteraceae bacterium genome has a window encoding:
- a CDS encoding energy transducer TonB yields the protein MKARQPAAVAPAPATEEIPAPTEPGKPIPSPGGSQTGSPNSAETIRQPAVPLYRRNPPPPYPRMAKARGYQGRTLLKVLVGPDGRVKEITVAASSGYAVLDEAAVKAVRQWLFEPARQGLEPVAMWVTVPIRFQIR from the coding sequence GTGAAAGCCAGGCAACCGGCCGCCGTTGCGCCCGCGCCCGCGACGGAAGAAATCCCTGCACCGACTGAGCCCGGCAAACCCATCCCCTCCCCGGGCGGATCCCAAACCGGATCCCCCAACAGCGCCGAAACCATCCGGCAGCCGGCGGTGCCGCTCTACCGCCGCAATCCACCGCCGCCCTATCCCCGCATGGCCAAGGCCAGGGGTTACCAGGGCCGGACCCTGCTGAAGGTTCTGGTGGGGCCCGACGGCCGGGTGAAGGAGATCACGGTGGCGGCCAGCAGCGGTTACGCTGTGCTGGACGAGGCTGCCGTCAAGGCCGTCCGTCAGTGGCTTTTCGAGCCCGCCAGACAGGGGCTCGAGCCGGTGGCCATGTGGGTCACGGTGCCGATTCGCTTTCAGATCCGATAG